TGGGAGCGGATCAGCCGCGACCAGCCCGACATCTTCGACTGAGGCGGCGGCGCCCCTCCCGTCCGCTCATTCATGATCTGGCGGAGCTCTGTCATACGCGGGGCGCCATTTTGAGGGGCGAATACGGCCGAATTTTGACGCCCCGCGTATGACAGTGGGCCGCGCGACACCCACGCCCCGAACTGGGTGGCCGATGTGCACGCGGCGCCGGAACGGAAGACTCTCGCCATGGCCGACGCCGAGGACGTGCGCCGCATCGCCGCGGGTCTGCCGCATGCGGTGGAGATCGAGAGCGACGGCTTCGACTTCCGGGTGGGCAACAAGGGCTTCGTGTGGTCGTATCCGGAGCACAGCCCGGGCCGGCGGCGGCGGATCCGGACCGACGTCGCGGTGCTGTATGTCGGTGACGAGGCGGAGAAGCAGGCGCTGCTGCTCGGGGAGCCGGAGCTGTTCTTCACCGCGCCGGGGTATGCCGGGTGGCCGTTGGTGATGCTGCGGTTGGAGAAGGTGGGGGTGCGCCGGCTCAAGGAGCTGATCACGGACGCGTGGCGGATGCGGGCGCCGGCGGGGTTGATGGACTGAGGCGGTGGCGCCGCGTCACTGCCCCTCGCCGCTCCGGGTGAACACCGTCGGGTTTTCCACAGGCGGAGCCACGCGGGCCAAATCTGTCACGGCGTCTGACTAGATAACGCGGCATGACCATCGACCCCACCGCCGCGGCCGAGACCGTGGTGGACACCCTGAACGAGGCCCTCACCGCACCCCGCGACCGGGAGTGCCTCACCTGCTACGTCAACCGCATGCTCGCCGAGTTCGGCTGCAACAGTCAGCTGCGCTGGGCCCTGCGCTGGCGGGACCGCAACGCCCCACGGGCACAGGCCCTGCGCCGTCGGCTGATGGACCGCGGCGGCTTCTGCGACTGCGAGGTGCTGTTCAACGTCTACCCGTGGGCCATGACGGAGGATGCCAAGGATCCCCTGCCGCCCTGCCCTGGCGTGAAGCGACGCGGGTCCACCAACCCGTGCCGCCCGCGGCACGCGCCGAAGCCCGGTGAGTGACGTCGCCGCGGTGACTCCGAAGGCGCCAAAGATCTTCACGCCCG
This Sporichthyaceae bacterium DNA region includes the following protein-coding sequences:
- a CDS encoding MmcQ/YjbR family DNA-binding protein, coding for MADAEDVRRIAAGLPHAVEIESDGFDFRVGNKGFVWSYPEHSPGRRRRIRTDVAVLYVGDEAEKQALLLGEPELFFTAPGYAGWPLVMLRLEKVGVRRLKELITDAWRMRAPAGLMD
- a CDS encoding DUF2695 domain-containing protein — its product is MTIDPTAAAETVVDTLNEALTAPRDRECLTCYVNRMLAEFGCNSQLRWALRWRDRNAPRAQALRRRLMDRGGFCDCEVLFNVYPWAMTEDAKDPLPPCPGVKRRGSTNPCRPRHAPKPGE